From the Patagioenas fasciata isolate bPatFas1 chromosome Z, bPatFas1.hap1, whole genome shotgun sequence genome, one window contains:
- the LOC136114869 gene encoding hsp90 co-chaperone Cdc37-like 1, with the protein MALWLPHSRDGGAPPEEDEQRGQAPASRQRPPEVQIYSQGIELACQKEREFVKHSVECTWNLAEAQQKLGSLALHNSESCDQESAQARTEAAELKWREEEWRRKEEALNQRERQSLWNTDPVSKEVFNKSFINQKRKEDEDVSEPLMQKHEQKIRHFGMLSRWDDSQRFLSDHPYLVCEETSRYLMLWCFHLEAEQKRALMEQVAHQAVVMQFIIEIGRSCNVDPRGCFRLFFQKAKTGEGYFEAFKNELEAFKTRVRISSQSPGFQSMLLHDLSVNPGLVGELTSFSQNTGDLQGSINTDGCSLTSVIQRDEEESKMMDTV; encoded by the exons ATGGCGCTGTGGCTCCCGCACTCCCGGGACGGCGGCGCTCCGCCGGAGGAGGACGAGCAGCGGGGGCAGGCTCCTGCCTCCCGGCAGCGCCCGCCGGAAGTGCAG ATATACAGCCAAGGGATTGAATTGGCCTGCCAAAAAGAAAGAGAGTTCGTGAAGCATTCTGTAGAATGCACATGGAACCTAGCGGAAGCCCAGCAAAAACTTGGTAGCTTAGCGCTGCATAATTCAGAGTCCTGTGATCAGGAATCTGCTCAAGCAAGGACTGAAGCTGCAGAGTTGAAATGGAGAGAGGAGGAgtggaggagaaaagaagaagcACTAAACCAGAGGGAAAGACAGAGTCTATGGAACACAGATCCTGTTAGTAAGGAGGTATTTAATAAG agttttattaatcaaaaaagaaaagaagatgaagATGTGTCTGAACCACTTAtgcaaaaacatgaacaaaagatTAGGCACTTTG GTATGCTGAGCAGATGGGATGACAGTCAAAGATTTTTGTCTGATCACCCTTATCTTGTCTGTGAAGAAACATCTAGATATCTCATGTTGTGGTGCTTTCATCTAGAAGCTGAACAG aaaagagctCTGATGGAGCAAGTAGCACACCAAGCAGTTGTAATGCAGTTTATTATAGAAATTGGCAGAAGCTGCAATGTAGATCCAAGAGGTTGTTTTCGTCTCTTTTTCCAAAAAGCCAAA aCAGGAGAAGGCTATTTTGAGGCTTTTAAAAATGAGCTTGAGGCATTCAAGACAAGGGTGAGAATCTCGTCACAATCACCTGGCTTTCAGTCTATGTTACTACATGATCTCAGTGTCAATCCTGGTCTTGTAGGAGAGCtgacatctttctcacag AACACAGGTGATCTACAAGGTTCCATAAACACAGATGGCTGCAGCTTGACCTCTGTGATACAAAGAGATGAAGAAGAATCCAAAATGATGGACACAGTATAG
- the AK3 gene encoding GTP:AMP phosphotransferase AK3, mitochondrial isoform X2 yields the protein MVVRPVLRAVIMGPPGSGKGTISARIVKHFGMKHLSSGDLLRDNMQKKTEVGILAKSYIDQGRLIPDDIMTRLMLNELKGLDRYNWLLDGFPRTVAQAEALDKQCQIDTVIDLDVPFETIKCRLTARWIHPASGRVYNLEFSPPKVQGTDDITGEPLVQRDDDKPETVTKRLQAYDAQTKPVLEYYRKKGLLKSFSGTETNNIWPHIYTFLQTKLPDVSLKDAATPR from the exons ATGGTGGTGCGGCCGGTGCTGCGCGCCGTCATCATGGGCCCCCCGGGCTCCGGGAAAGGCACCATCTCCGCTCGGATTGTCAAACACTTCGGGATGAAGCACCTCTCCAGCGGCGACCTGCTGAGGGACAACATGCAGAAGAAGACAG AAGTTGGAATCCTTGCCAAGTCCTACATTGATCAAGGGCGGCTTATTCCAGATGACATCATGACACGACTAATGCTGAATGAGCTAAAAGGTCTAGATCGGTACAACTGGCTATTGGACG GTTTCCCCAGAACGGTTGCTCAGGCAGAAGCCCTTGATAAACAATGTCAAATAGACACTGTGATTGATCTGGATGTGCCATTTGAGACCATAAAATGCCGGCTCACAGCACGCTGGATCCACCCTGCTAGTGGCAGAGTCTACAATCTTGAATTTAGTCCTCCCAAAGTGCAG GGCACGGATGATATTACCGGAGAGCCACTTGTTCAGCGTGATGATGATAAGCCAGAGACGGTTACCAAGAGGCTGCAGGCTTACGATGCACAAACAAAACCTGTTCTAGAATATTATCG gAAAAAAGGATTATTGAAATCCTTCTCTGGAACAGAAACCAATAACATCTGGCCACATATCTATACTTTCCTCCAAACCAAGTTGCCAGATGTGAGCCTGAAAGATGCTGCCACTCCCAGGTGA
- the AK3 gene encoding GTP:AMP phosphotransferase AK3, mitochondrial isoform X1, which produces MSAVKEVGILAKSYIDQGRLIPDDIMTRLMLNELKGLDRYNWLLDGFPRTVAQAEALDKQCQIDTVIDLDVPFETIKCRLTARWIHPASGRVYNLEFSPPKVQGTDDITGEPLVQRDDDKPETVTKRLQAYDAQTKPVLEYYRKKGLLKSFSGTETNNIWPHIYTFLQTKLPDVSLKDAATPR; this is translated from the exons ATGAGTGCTGTTAAAG AAGTTGGAATCCTTGCCAAGTCCTACATTGATCAAGGGCGGCTTATTCCAGATGACATCATGACACGACTAATGCTGAATGAGCTAAAAGGTCTAGATCGGTACAACTGGCTATTGGACG GTTTCCCCAGAACGGTTGCTCAGGCAGAAGCCCTTGATAAACAATGTCAAATAGACACTGTGATTGATCTGGATGTGCCATTTGAGACCATAAAATGCCGGCTCACAGCACGCTGGATCCACCCTGCTAGTGGCAGAGTCTACAATCTTGAATTTAGTCCTCCCAAAGTGCAG GGCACGGATGATATTACCGGAGAGCCACTTGTTCAGCGTGATGATGATAAGCCAGAGACGGTTACCAAGAGGCTGCAGGCTTACGATGCACAAACAAAACCTGTTCTAGAATATTATCG gAAAAAAGGATTATTGAAATCCTTCTCTGGAACAGAAACCAATAACATCTGGCCACATATCTATACTTTCCTCCAAACCAAGTTGCCAGATGTGAGCCTGAAAGATGCTGCCACTCCCAGGTGA